TGGTGCAACTCTTCGAAGTAATCGAGGCCAACACCAAGATCGCCAAAGGCGCACTGAAAATGGAGATGATGGTGGAGACCACGCAGGCCACCATCGGTTCCGATGGCAGCAACCCGCTGCGCCGCTTCGTGCTCGCCAGCAAGGGCCGCATGATCGCCACGGCCTTTGGCACCTACGACTACACCGCCGCCAACAACATCACCGCGAAGTACCAGGACATGGGCCACGCCGTCTGCGATTTCGCGCACATGATGATGAAGGTCGCGCTCGGCGCCACCGGCATCTGGCTCAGCGATGGCGCCACCAACGTCATGCCCATCGGTCCGCACCGTGGCGCGAAACTCACACCGAAGCAACGCGCCGAGAACAAGGCCGTGATCCACCGCAACTGGAAAAAGGCCTACGACCACACGCGCCACTCGCTCTGGAAGGGCCTCTACCAAGGCTGGGACCTCAACCCCGCGCAGTTCCCCATGCGCTACGCCGCCGTCTACAGCTTCTTCCTGGAGAGCTACGACGATGCCGCCGCGCGCCTCAAAGCCTTCGTGGAACGCGCCGCGCGCGCCACGCTCACCAGCGATGTCTTCGACGATGCCGCGACCGGTCAGGGCCTGCTCAACTACTTCCTGCGCGGATTGAATTGCGGTGCGATCAGCGAGGAGGAGGCGTTGGCTACAGGGCTGTCGCTGGCGGAGATCCGGACGCGGTCGTTCTTGAAGATCTTGGAAGGGAGAAGGGAACGCAGATAACGAGGACGAAGCGCGCGGATAGGCGCAGATAGAATGCCTTTCTGATCAGTGTTGATCAGCTCTTTCAGCGTTATCAGCGTTCTATTCTTTTGGGCGTGCCGGCTCGAAGACTCGCCGTCGGGCTATCCGCAGTAGTCCTCGGCGAAGACGCCTGCGGGCTACTTGCTCCTATCCCTCACGTAAACGCGGTTCACCTGATATGCTCCGAGATGACCCTGCCTTTGTGATAGATCCTTGAACTGAGGAT
The nucleotide sequence above comes from Flavobacteriales bacterium. Encoded proteins:
- a CDS encoding phosphoenolpyruvate kinase, translated to MPSSIPAKDKSRILASLGKANKAFQLIYPGDKPDRQPVHTVYGGADLFTAETAQKMANAALKTFMENAADFTEFARAIELPGYEKLPKKAVDIAKLEKRFAKLSPTKRKEENGWLAYATYNKVIHKLRTEALEDFRIDFEDGFGNRSWEEEDATAAQAAIEAAKGMKAKSLPPFIGIRIKPFTEDLKERGARTLDIFLTTLASKTGGKLPNNFVVMLPKVSIPEQITALVQLFEVIEANTKIAKGALKMEMMVETTQATIGSDGSNPLRRFVLASKGRMIATAFGTYDYTAANNITAKYQDMGHAVCDFAHMMMKVALGATGIWLSDGATNVMPIGPHRGAKLTPKQRAENKAVIHRNWKKAYDHTRHSLWKGLYQGWDLNPAQFPMRYAAVYSFFLESYDDAAARLKAFVERAARATLTSDVFDDAATGQGLLNYFLRGLNCGAISEEEALATGLSLAEIRTRSFLKILEGRRERR